The DNA region TCAAGGTATGCAGTGGTATCCATCCCACATGGGTGAAGCGAAGCAAGATCACGTCGACCGGATTCTGGCGCAATGGCGGCGCGAGCGGCCGGATCTCGACGTCGAGCCGATGGGCATCCTCGGGCGCCTGAAACGCCTCGGCACCTATCTCGGCCGCGAAGTCGAAGCCATGCTCATGAAGCACGGGCTTTCCACCTCGGCCTTCGACGTGCTGGCCACACTTCGCCGCTCCGGCGCACCTCATCGGCTTTCGCCGGGCGAGCTCCTGGAAATGACCATGGTCAGCTCCGGCACGATGACGAACCGGATCGACCAGCTGGAGAAGGCGGGCCTGGTCGAGCGCATCGTCAATCCGCAGGATCGGCGCAGCGTGCTGATCGCGCTGACCGAAAAGGGGCTTGCGACCGTCGAAGAGGCGGTCGGCGCGCATGTCGCCAACCAGCAGCGGCTGACGCGCAACCTGACGGCCGAGGACAAGGCCGAGTTTGACCGACTGCTGAAGAAATTCCTCGCGGATTTCGAATAATAAGAGCCTTTCCTGGTCAGATTGAAGCATTCTGTTGGCTCAAACGGAGTCGGATGGTCGACCGGCCGGCGCGCGTCGTAGCCAAGCTCTACGGCCAAGCCGGCCGGTCGATCAGCCGGCCCGTTTCAGCCCTCCGGCAGAATGCTTCAATCTGACCAGGAAAGGCTCTTTAGATGGCGGCGAGCGCCTTGCTGACACGCTCCAGATGCGCCCTGCGCCTGGATTCCGTGGCGCGGTCCATATCGTGGAGGCTCAGCATGCGGAAGATAAGCTTCCTCGAACAGAAGTTGGCGATACCGCGCTTCAGCAGGCGGCGAACGGGATCGCCCATATAGAGATGCACCAGCCACCAGGGCGAGCCCGTCGTCGTCAGCGCATAGAGCAGCCTGATATTGGTGAGCTCAGGCACGATCCGGCCGCCAGCGGCGTCATGCGTGAAGGCCACACCTGGCGCGAAGACGCGGTCGAAGAAGCCTTTCAGGATGGCTGGGAAATTGAACCACCACTGCGGAAAGACGAGGACGAGACCATCGGCCGCCTTCAGCCGGGCAACGATATCGGCCACATCAGAGGTGTCGTAGGGCATATCGAAGTAAGCACGGCGCTCGGCCTCGGAGAGTCGTGGATCGAAATCCTCGGCATAGAGATCGAGCAGATCGACGGCATGACCGGAAGCTTCCAGCGCTTGGCGAGCCGTGTGCGCCACCGCGGCAGCAAAACTGTCC from Rhizobium sp. NLR16a includes:
- a CDS encoding MarR family transcriptional regulator, which translates into the protein MGEAKQDHVDRILAQWRRERPDLDVEPMGILGRLKRLGTYLGREVEAMLMKHGLSTSAFDVLATLRRSGAPHRLSPGELLEMTMVSSGTMTNRIDQLEKAGLVERIVNPQDRRSVLIALTEKGLATVEEAVGAHVANQQRLTRNLTAEDKAEFDRLLKKFLADFE
- a CDS encoding NAD(P)H-dependent oxidoreductase; protein product: MRILLVLAHPLSDSFAAAVAHTARQALEASGHAVDLLDLYAEDFDPRLSEAERRAYFDMPYDTSDVADIVARLKAADGLVLVFPQWWFNFPAILKGFFDRVFAPGVAFTHDAAGGRIVPELTNIRLLYALTTTGSPWWLVHLYMGDPVRRLLKRGIANFCSRKLIFRMLSLHDMDRATESRRRAHLERVSKALAAI